In a single window of the Micrococcaceae bacterium Sec5.7 genome:
- a CDS encoding sugar ABC transporter permease — protein sequence MSHSALDSSRAAAGSEPAPDPAPGPPENTTAPPLRKRRRSFLPYGLILPAAILEVLIHIGPMLLGIWIAFISLTQLNLTNWLNAPFVGLQNFINGLNPDSTIGQAFFSTVGRTLLYTVLVVGFSWILGMAGAVFLSSNFKGRAILRTFFLVPYALPAYVGTIAWAFMFNQRDGAVNQILVDTLHLFGDERPFWLLGQNSFGAMIIVNVWQLWPFAFLMLMAALQNVPTDVYEAAAIDGASLWQQFRTITLPMVRPANGVLLMVMSLWTFNQFNIPFVLFGAASPKEATLVSPLIYQNSFGSWNFGLGGAMSVLLLIALFIASVFYIRMVLPKGDDND from the coding sequence ATGTCACACTCAGCCCTGGACAGCAGCCGCGCCGCTGCCGGCAGCGAACCTGCCCCCGATCCCGCCCCCGGCCCGCCGGAAAATACCACTGCACCGCCCCTACGGAAGCGCCGCCGTTCATTCCTCCCGTACGGACTGATCCTCCCGGCCGCAATTCTTGAAGTACTGATCCACATCGGCCCCATGCTGCTGGGCATCTGGATCGCCTTCATCTCCCTGACGCAGCTCAACCTCACCAACTGGCTCAACGCCCCGTTCGTCGGCCTGCAGAACTTCATCAACGGCCTCAACCCGGACAGCACCATCGGCCAGGCCTTCTTCAGCACCGTGGGCCGAACCCTGCTCTACACCGTTCTGGTGGTGGGCTTCTCCTGGATCCTGGGCATGGCCGGCGCCGTTTTCCTCTCGTCCAACTTCAAAGGCCGTGCAATCCTGCGCACGTTCTTCCTGGTCCCCTACGCCCTGCCCGCCTACGTGGGTACCATCGCGTGGGCCTTTATGTTCAACCAGCGCGACGGCGCCGTGAACCAGATTCTGGTCGACACGCTGCACCTCTTCGGTGATGAGCGCCCGTTCTGGCTCCTGGGCCAGAACTCCTTCGGCGCCATGATCATTGTCAACGTGTGGCAGTTGTGGCCCTTCGCGTTCCTGATGCTGATGGCTGCGCTGCAGAACGTCCCCACAGACGTATACGAGGCCGCCGCGATCGATGGCGCCAGTCTGTGGCAGCAGTTCCGCACCATCACCCTGCCCATGGTGCGCCCGGCAAACGGCGTGCTGTTGATGGTGATGTCCCTCTGGACGTTCAACCAATTCAATATCCCGTTTGTTCTCTTCGGCGCGGCATCGCCCAAGGAAGCCACCTTGGTTTCGCCGCTGATTTACCAGAACTCCTTCGGCAGCTGGAACTTCGGGCTGGGCGGCGCCATGAGCGTCCTGCTTCTGATCGCCCTGTTCATCGCTTCCGTCTTCTACATCCGCATGGTGCTGCCCAAGGGGGACGACAATGATTGA
- a CDS encoding carbohydrate ABC transporter permease — MIETRNFRILRNVVLTILSVWVAVPLYVVVSTSLKPLKDVSGLFQWIPREITASPYFDIWTTVPLAKYFQNSLIITVCATLCSVTVAVLAAYAIARLQFKGKRAFSLTVLSTQMFPGILFLLPLYLIFTQIRNLTGLQLQGSYMGLIITYMTFTLPFAIWMLSGYFASIPKELEEASMIDGTGRMGALFRVVLPVAKPGIIAVAVYSFISAWGEVLFASVLTNEATKTLSLGLKSYASESDVFWNQLMAASVVVSLPVLIGFILVQKHLVAGLSAGAVK, encoded by the coding sequence ATGATTGAGACCCGCAATTTCCGGATTCTGAGGAATGTGGTGTTGACCATTCTCTCCGTGTGGGTGGCAGTGCCGCTCTACGTGGTGGTGTCCACCTCACTGAAGCCGCTCAAGGACGTCTCCGGGTTATTCCAGTGGATCCCCCGCGAAATCACGGCTTCGCCGTACTTCGACATCTGGACCACCGTTCCGCTGGCCAAGTACTTCCAGAACAGCCTGATCATCACGGTCTGCGCCACACTCTGCTCGGTGACTGTCGCCGTGTTGGCCGCATACGCCATCGCCCGTCTTCAGTTCAAGGGCAAGCGCGCCTTCAGCCTGACGGTGCTGTCCACCCAGATGTTCCCCGGCATCCTGTTCCTGCTGCCCCTGTACCTGATCTTCACGCAGATCCGGAACCTCACGGGACTTCAGCTGCAAGGTTCGTACATGGGTCTGATCATCACGTACATGACGTTCACCCTGCCATTCGCCATCTGGATGCTTAGCGGGTACTTCGCCTCCATCCCCAAGGAGCTCGAGGAAGCGTCCATGATCGATGGCACCGGCCGGATGGGCGCCCTGTTCCGGGTAGTCCTTCCCGTTGCCAAGCCGGGCATCATTGCGGTGGCGGTGTATTCCTTCATATCGGCCTGGGGCGAAGTGCTCTTTGCCTCCGTGCTGACCAACGAAGCCACCAAGACACTGTCACTCGGTCTCAAGTCCTATGCAAGTGAGTCGGATGTCTTCTGGAACCAGCTCATGGCCGCCTCCGTGGTAGTCAGCCTGCCGGTCCTCATCGGCTTCATCCTGGTCCAGAAGCACCTGGTTGCCGGCCTGTCCGCCGGTGCCGTCAAGTAG
- a CDS encoding Gfo/Idh/MocA family oxidoreductase, with the protein MTTAQTAPPPPHRGTTPLGVAMIGYAFMGKAHSNAWRNVSSYFDVPAFEQKVLVGRDPSGVAEAAVRYGWAESSTDWRSVIAREDIHVVDICAPGFMHAEIAVAALAAGKHVLVEKPLANTVAEAEAMSVAAQAARANGVQSMIGFNYRRVPALALARELIAEGRLGTIRHVRAAYLQDWLVDPESPMTWRLNKETAGSGALGDIASHAIDQVLFLLGDQVTDVSGRTHTFTTHRPGPAGLEEVTVDDAAWATLSLASGAIASVEVSRVATGQKNSLKLEIYGDKGAILFDLESLNELGFLDATLPAREQGFRRILVNEPEHPYLEAWWPQGHTLGWEHSFTHEIRDFLLAIGSGTQPSPSFEDGLEVQRILAAMEESSAAKSSIIQLSIPPSAR; encoded by the coding sequence ATGACGACGGCGCAAACAGCACCACCGCCGCCGCACCGCGGCACCACCCCCCTGGGCGTAGCCATGATCGGCTACGCGTTTATGGGCAAAGCGCATTCGAATGCCTGGCGGAACGTTTCCAGCTATTTCGACGTCCCGGCCTTCGAGCAGAAGGTGCTGGTGGGCCGTGATCCGTCCGGGGTGGCCGAAGCCGCTGTCCGCTATGGCTGGGCGGAGTCGTCCACGGACTGGCGGTCGGTGATCGCCCGCGAGGACATTCATGTTGTGGATATCTGCGCACCGGGCTTTATGCACGCCGAGATCGCGGTCGCCGCCCTGGCGGCGGGCAAGCACGTGCTGGTCGAAAAACCCCTGGCCAACACCGTGGCGGAGGCCGAGGCCATGTCAGTTGCGGCCCAGGCCGCCAGGGCGAACGGTGTGCAGTCCATGATCGGCTTCAATTACCGCAGGGTTCCGGCATTGGCGCTCGCCCGGGAACTCATCGCCGAGGGCCGGCTCGGCACCATCCGGCACGTCCGTGCCGCTTATCTGCAGGACTGGCTGGTGGATCCCGAGTCCCCCATGACGTGGCGGCTGAACAAGGAAACCGCCGGTTCCGGGGCGCTGGGCGACATCGCCTCGCATGCGATTGACCAGGTGCTGTTCCTCCTCGGGGACCAGGTCACCGACGTCTCCGGCCGCACGCACACGTTCACCACGCACCGCCCGGGGCCGGCCGGCCTGGAGGAAGTAACGGTCGACGACGCCGCCTGGGCAACGCTGTCCCTCGCCTCAGGGGCAATCGCCTCAGTGGAAGTTTCACGCGTGGCCACCGGCCAGAAAAACTCGCTCAAACTCGAGATCTACGGGGACAAGGGAGCCATCCTTTTCGATCTGGAGTCCCTGAATGAGCTCGGTTTCCTGGACGCCACCCTCCCCGCTCGTGAGCAAGGATTCCGGCGGATCCTGGTCAATGAACCGGAGCACCCCTATCTGGAAGCGTGGTGGCCGCAGGGCCACACTCTCGGCTGGGAACACTCCTTCACACACGAGATCCGCGATTTCCTGCTGGCCATTGGGTCCGGGACCCAGCCGTCGCCGTCGTTCGAGGACGGATTGGAAGTCCAGCGTATTCTGGCCGCAATGGAGGAAAGCTCCGCAGCGAAAAGCTCGATCATCCAGCTGAGCATTCCGCCCAGCGCCCGGTAA
- a CDS encoding sugar phosphate isomerase/epimerase has protein sequence MPRPYTLFTGQWADLPFEEVARLASGWGYDGLEIAVSGDHLDAWRWDEPGYVESKLAVLEKYNLKVWAISNHLKGQAVCDDPIDFRHQAIVGSKVWGDGDPEGVRTRAAEEMKHTARLAKALGVDTVVGFTGSSIWQYVAMFPPVPVSVIDAGYQDFADRWNPILDVFDECGVRFAHEVHPSEIAYDYWTTVRTLEAIGHREAFGLNWDPSHFMWQGIDPVSFIWDFKDRIYHVDCKDTKLRPTGRNTVLGSHLPWGDPRRGWDFVSAGRGDVPWESSFRALTAIGYNGPISVEWEDAGMDRLHGAPEALAALKKFDFPPSNTSFDAAFSQ, from the coding sequence ATGCCCCGCCCGTACACCCTGTTCACCGGCCAGTGGGCCGACCTCCCCTTCGAGGAAGTCGCCCGCCTCGCCTCCGGCTGGGGCTACGACGGCCTGGAAATCGCCGTCTCCGGCGACCACCTGGACGCGTGGCGCTGGGACGAGCCCGGCTACGTCGAGTCCAAGCTCGCGGTGCTGGAGAAATACAACCTCAAGGTCTGGGCCATCTCCAACCACCTCAAGGGCCAGGCAGTGTGCGATGACCCCATCGACTTCCGCCACCAGGCCATCGTGGGCTCCAAGGTCTGGGGCGACGGCGATCCCGAGGGCGTCCGCACCCGCGCCGCCGAGGAAATGAAGCACACCGCCCGGCTCGCCAAAGCGCTCGGCGTGGACACCGTCGTCGGGTTCACCGGCTCCTCCATCTGGCAGTACGTGGCCATGTTCCCGCCCGTCCCCGTTTCGGTGATCGACGCCGGCTACCAGGACTTCGCGGACCGCTGGAACCCAATCCTGGACGTCTTCGACGAATGCGGAGTCCGCTTCGCCCACGAAGTCCACCCCTCCGAAATCGCCTACGACTACTGGACCACCGTCCGCACCCTCGAGGCGATCGGCCACCGCGAAGCCTTCGGCCTGAACTGGGACCCATCTCACTTTATGTGGCAGGGCATCGACCCCGTGTCCTTCATCTGGGACTTCAAGGACCGGATCTACCACGTGGACTGCAAGGACACAAAGCTCCGCCCCACCGGCCGCAACACCGTCCTCGGCTCCCACCTGCCCTGGGGCGATCCGCGCCGCGGCTGGGACTTCGTCTCAGCCGGCCGCGGCGACGTCCCTTGGGAGTCGTCCTTCCGCGCCCTCACCGCGATCGGCTACAACGGACCCATCTCCGTGGAATGGGAAGACGCCGGCATGGACCGTCTCCACGGCGCCCCCGAGGCCCTTGCCGCCCTGAAGAAGTTCGACTTCCCGCCGTCGAACACTTCCTTCGACGCCGCGTTCAGCCAATAG
- a CDS encoding GNAT family N-acetyltransferase, which yields MTHTIRKATADDAGRLAELAAATFPLACPPGSSPEDIAAHIASTLGEDHFRGYLADAEITVLIIDAGGELRGYSLLVSRPAQDPDVASVLSLLPSAELSKCYVHPDHHGLGAAAELMRATIISAAASGAHGVWLGVNSENAKAIRFYEKSGFRRVGTKSFRLGSTVEHDFVMERSVSAPPNPA from the coding sequence ATGACACACACCATCCGCAAGGCAACGGCGGACGACGCCGGGAGGCTCGCCGAGCTGGCAGCCGCCACCTTCCCGCTGGCGTGCCCGCCGGGTTCCTCACCGGAGGACATCGCCGCGCACATTGCCAGCACCCTGGGCGAGGATCACTTCCGCGGGTACCTGGCGGATGCTGAGATCACCGTCCTAATTATCGACGCCGGCGGAGAGCTGCGGGGCTACAGCCTGCTGGTGTCGCGCCCGGCGCAGGACCCGGACGTTGCATCGGTGCTGAGCCTGCTGCCTTCCGCCGAACTCAGCAAGTGCTACGTCCACCCGGACCACCACGGACTCGGCGCTGCCGCGGAACTGATGCGCGCCACCATCATCTCCGCCGCAGCCAGCGGCGCTCACGGCGTATGGCTGGGCGTCAACAGTGAGAACGCCAAAGCCATCCGCTTCTACGAAAAATCGGGCTTCCGGCGGGTGGGCACCAAGTCCTTCAGGCTGGGCAGCACTGTTGAGCACGACTTCGTGATGGAGCGTTCCGTCAGCGCACCGCCCAACCCGGCATGA
- a CDS encoding lipopolysaccharide assembly protein LapA domain-containing protein, with translation MTTDPTVSGGQPPGPEPVASAKGLKPRTTRAGMAWAATAFGLVLLMLLIAFILQNQDMVTLRYFGLAGTVSLGIALFIGAVGGGVLVAVAGAARIIQLRTMARRTRKAPIRPE, from the coding sequence ATGACAACAGACCCAACAGTCTCGGGAGGTCAGCCGCCTGGCCCTGAGCCGGTAGCATCTGCGAAGGGCCTGAAGCCCAGGACCACGCGGGCCGGCATGGCCTGGGCTGCCACGGCTTTCGGACTGGTGCTGCTGATGCTGCTCATCGCGTTCATCCTGCAGAACCAGGATATGGTCACGTTGCGCTACTTCGGCCTGGCCGGAACCGTCTCCCTCGGTATCGCACTGTTCATCGGAGCGGTGGGTGGCGGTGTCCTCGTGGCCGTTGCCGGGGCTGCCCGCATCATCCAGCTCAGGACCATGGCCCGCCGCACCCGCAAGGCCCCGATCAGACCTGAGTAA
- a CDS encoding multicopper oxidase domain-containing protein: protein MTTRREVLKLGALGAFGVVGIKGSDPAVPPPTTTALITSSLLAPRNMPVPYRGIFRRPPVLAPFATGLDDGDPARPFARYALTQKLGRAQFVPGLMTTLAGYNGIFPGPTIRARQGTRIEVRIRNAFPGPGLLYPGAFKTVTHLHGSASLPQYDGYANDITVPGNVKNYHYPNWQTARTLWYHDHKHHVTAQNVYSGLAGFYPLSDRLERAQLPQGEFDVPLMLSDALFNTDGSLGYNDNDQKGLWGDIIMVNGVPWPTMKVKPRIYRFRALAASISRSYRPTLSTGDPVYIVGTDGGMVPKVQAVASWRQGTAERYEILVDFRRYRVGQMIELRNLSNKNNVNFANTGKIMRFEVVANSGSGAGSISAIPTTLDDGGAPNAAQGGVATMSLTPEMAVAKRHLKVNREHGEWTINGVRWNDVERSGFTKLFGNPQPFDVEQWTITNESGGWFHPVHIHLVDGKVIARNTNGGKPFAWERGPKDVYYAGENESITALMQFDTGPGAGGRYMMHCHNLVHEDHDMMVQFSVGDLRNNDPITSDPPVRDTLPADHFRPVYLPGFPAGT, encoded by the coding sequence ATGACCACCCGCAGGGAAGTTCTGAAGCTGGGCGCGCTGGGCGCCTTCGGCGTGGTCGGCATAAAGGGTTCAGACCCCGCCGTCCCGCCGCCCACTACCACCGCCCTCATTACCTCGAGTCTGCTGGCTCCCCGGAACATGCCGGTTCCCTATAGAGGGATATTCCGTCGGCCGCCGGTGCTTGCGCCGTTTGCAACGGGCCTCGACGACGGTGACCCGGCGCGCCCCTTTGCCCGGTATGCCCTCACCCAAAAGCTCGGTCGGGCTCAATTCGTGCCGGGGCTGATGACGACCCTGGCCGGGTACAACGGCATCTTTCCCGGCCCCACCATCCGGGCCAGGCAGGGCACCCGGATCGAGGTCCGGATTCGCAACGCCTTCCCGGGGCCCGGCCTGCTGTATCCCGGGGCCTTCAAAACCGTCACGCACCTGCACGGCTCGGCGTCGCTTCCCCAGTACGACGGTTACGCCAACGACATCACCGTGCCGGGAAACGTCAAGAACTACCACTATCCCAACTGGCAGACGGCGCGGACCCTCTGGTACCACGATCACAAGCACCACGTGACCGCTCAGAACGTGTACTCGGGCCTGGCCGGGTTCTACCCGCTGTCCGACCGGCTCGAGCGTGCGCAGTTGCCGCAGGGCGAGTTCGACGTGCCGCTCATGCTCTCGGACGCCCTGTTTAACACCGACGGCTCGCTGGGATACAACGACAACGACCAGAAGGGGCTGTGGGGTGACATCATCATGGTCAACGGGGTGCCGTGGCCCACCATGAAGGTCAAGCCCCGCATCTACCGCTTCCGGGCGCTGGCCGCCTCGATTTCCCGTTCGTACCGCCCCACCCTGTCCACGGGTGACCCGGTCTACATCGTGGGCACCGATGGAGGCATGGTGCCCAAGGTCCAGGCAGTTGCGTCGTGGCGGCAGGGCACTGCGGAGCGCTACGAGATCCTCGTGGACTTCCGAAGATACCGGGTCGGGCAGATGATCGAGCTGCGCAACCTAAGCAACAAGAACAACGTGAACTTCGCCAACACGGGCAAGATCATGCGCTTCGAGGTCGTGGCCAACTCGGGCTCAGGCGCCGGCTCAATCTCCGCGATCCCTACGACGCTCGACGACGGCGGGGCGCCGAATGCGGCTCAGGGCGGGGTCGCCACGATGAGCCTGACCCCGGAGATGGCCGTGGCCAAGCGGCACCTCAAGGTCAATCGAGAGCACGGAGAATGGACGATCAACGGGGTCCGCTGGAACGATGTGGAGAGGTCCGGGTTCACCAAGCTGTTCGGCAATCCCCAGCCCTTTGACGTTGAACAGTGGACCATCACGAACGAGTCCGGCGGCTGGTTCCACCCGGTCCACATCCACCTGGTCGACGGCAAGGTCATCGCCCGCAACACCAACGGCGGAAAACCGTTCGCATGGGAGAGGGGGCCCAAGGATGTCTACTACGCGGGCGAGAACGAGTCCATCACGGCGCTCATGCAGTTCGACACCGGACCCGGCGCCGGAGGACGCTACATGATGCACTGCCACAACCTGGTGCACGAGGACCACGACATGATGGTGCAGTTCTCCGTAGGTGATCTGCGGAACAACGACCCGATCACCTCTGACCCGCCCGTCCGTGACACCCTGCCCGCGGATCACTTCCGTCCGGTGTACCTGCCCGGGTTTCCGGCCGGGACCTGA
- a CDS encoding DsbA family oxidoreductase gives MKIEIWSDVACPWCYIGKRRFEAALAEFPHRDSVEVQWRSYQLDPTLPEHYDGTELDYLSTRKGMAPEQVTQMFDHVAAQAKGEGLNYRFDDVVVANSFTAHRLIHLAAAHGKQDAAKERLLSDHFEHGKDIGHQAYLTSLGQDLGLDAGELAELFTTDKYSDDVHQDFAEARALGISGVPFFVIDRKFGLSGAQPSETFTEALNQAWQETHPLVPVGGSDANACGPDGCAI, from the coding sequence ATGAAGATTGAGATCTGGTCAGACGTCGCGTGCCCGTGGTGCTACATCGGCAAACGCCGTTTTGAAGCCGCCCTGGCCGAGTTCCCGCACCGCGATTCCGTGGAGGTGCAGTGGCGCAGCTACCAGCTGGACCCCACGCTCCCGGAACACTACGACGGCACGGAGCTGGACTACCTCAGCACCCGAAAGGGCATGGCTCCGGAGCAGGTCACGCAGATGTTTGATCATGTGGCCGCCCAGGCCAAAGGCGAGGGGCTCAACTACCGCTTTGACGACGTCGTGGTGGCCAACAGCTTCACCGCCCACCGGCTGATCCATCTGGCGGCTGCCCACGGGAAGCAGGATGCCGCCAAGGAACGCCTGCTCAGCGACCACTTCGAGCACGGCAAGGACATCGGCCACCAGGCATACCTCACCTCGTTGGGGCAGGATCTGGGACTCGACGCCGGCGAGCTGGCGGAGCTGTTCACGACTGATAAATACTCAGACGATGTCCACCAAGATTTCGCCGAGGCCCGCGCCCTGGGCATCAGCGGTGTGCCGTTCTTTGTGATCGACCGCAAGTTCGGGCTCTCCGGCGCACAGCCTTCCGAGACCTTCACTGAGGCACTCAACCAGGCATGGCAGGAGACGCACCCTCTGGTACCGGTGGGCGGCTCCGATGCCAATGCGTGCGGACCGGACGGCTGCGCCATCTAG
- a CDS encoding TetR/AcrR family transcriptional regulator, translated as MPRISAASNAAQRAETQHRILTAFGKLLFTHGLPGLTMTDVARHAGVGRTAVYNYYADIEELLIAYALDETERFLTDLRGSLKSLENPVERLAVYVRAQVEDLARRHLPPGPAMGAVLSPASFAKLADHVGELSVLLQDILGDGMAQGYLPEADIEQQAQLVHGTLSSSAARGSGREEDLEDRISRTVRFIQLGAGARFDDDGRPLRVSRPPATASQAPA; from the coding sequence ATGCCTAGGATCTCTGCCGCGAGCAACGCCGCCCAACGCGCCGAGACCCAGCACCGCATCCTCACCGCCTTCGGGAAACTCCTCTTCACGCACGGGCTTCCCGGCCTGACAATGACGGACGTCGCACGCCATGCCGGTGTGGGACGCACCGCCGTGTACAACTACTACGCGGACATCGAAGAGCTGCTCATCGCCTACGCGCTGGACGAGACCGAGCGCTTCCTGACGGACCTGCGCGGGTCACTGAAGAGCCTGGAAAACCCGGTGGAACGCCTGGCCGTGTATGTCCGCGCCCAGGTGGAGGATCTGGCCCGGCGGCACCTGCCGCCCGGCCCCGCCATGGGCGCAGTGCTCTCGCCGGCTTCCTTCGCCAAACTCGCGGATCACGTAGGGGAACTCAGCGTGCTGCTGCAGGACATTCTCGGCGACGGCATGGCACAGGGCTATCTGCCGGAGGCGGATATCGAGCAGCAGGCGCAGCTGGTCCACGGCACACTGTCCTCCAGCGCCGCACGCGGCAGCGGCCGGGAGGAGGACCTTGAGGACAGAATTTCGCGGACGGTGCGGTTCATCCAGTTGGGCGCCGGGGCCAGGTTCGACGACGACGGCCGCCCCCTGCGCGTCAGCCGGCCACCCGCGACGGCCAGCCAAGCGCCCGCCTAG
- a CDS encoding LytR C-terminal domain-containing protein yields MARKPKDVTVLHGHRVVTGPELRATFEEQDSALDNPVRVRHRIVHGAVLVLLVGLISSGIIAALGVMNGQIKLPTALASHEAVSLCPSATFDYTPNAKINLNVFNSTTRPGLARSVADDFRKRKFIVGKVSNTQTSYRGVAAVVSGAAGQSAAFSVQRNLPGSDYFQDDRSDATVDVILTGDYKQLAKPELVDQTPGMLSCPRESRRIADDSKLPVVPTKAAKP; encoded by the coding sequence ATGGCTAGAAAACCGAAGGACGTCACAGTCCTGCACGGGCACCGCGTGGTCACCGGCCCGGAGCTTCGAGCAACCTTTGAGGAGCAGGACAGCGCCCTGGACAACCCCGTCCGGGTTCGCCACCGGATTGTGCACGGTGCGGTGCTGGTCCTGCTGGTGGGCCTCATCAGCTCTGGAATCATTGCCGCGCTGGGCGTCATGAACGGACAGATCAAACTTCCGACGGCGCTGGCCAGCCACGAGGCTGTTTCGCTGTGCCCGTCTGCAACCTTCGACTACACACCCAACGCGAAAATCAACCTCAACGTCTTCAACTCCACCACCCGCCCCGGACTGGCGCGGTCAGTGGCCGATGATTTCCGCAAGCGAAAATTCATTGTGGGCAAGGTGTCCAACACACAAACGTCCTACCGCGGTGTGGCCGCAGTGGTTTCCGGCGCCGCAGGCCAGTCCGCGGCCTTCAGCGTCCAGCGCAACCTTCCCGGATCCGACTACTTCCAGGATGACCGCTCCGATGCCACTGTGGATGTCATCCTGACCGGCGACTACAAACAGCTCGCCAAACCAGAGCTCGTGGACCAGACGCCCGGGATGCTCTCCTGCCCGCGCGAAAGCCGGCGGATTGCCGATGACTCGAAGTTGCCGGTCGTTCCGACGAAGGCTGCAAAGCCCTGA
- a CDS encoding type II toxin-antitoxin system VapB family antitoxin, whose translation MIFKAVGEGRPYPDHGYNTPKEWAALPPRPVRLDELVTTKRTLDLEALLAEDSTFFGDLFPHVVQYRGSLYLEDGLHRAVRTALHQRTAIHARVLVIDG comes from the coding sequence GTGATATTCAAAGCTGTGGGCGAGGGACGCCCTTACCCCGACCATGGTTACAACACGCCCAAAGAATGGGCGGCGCTTCCCCCGCGTCCCGTCCGGCTGGACGAACTGGTGACCACCAAGCGGACCCTGGATCTTGAAGCGCTGCTGGCCGAGGATTCCACGTTCTTCGGCGATCTCTTCCCGCACGTGGTGCAGTACCGCGGAAGCCTGTACCTGGAAGACGGGCTGCACCGCGCGGTCCGCACCGCCCTGCACCAGCGCACCGCCATCCACGCCCGTGTGCTGGTGATCGATGGCTAG
- a CDS encoding stealth family protein, with protein MVEDLLFLRNVLADAGIDYLLVRGNNHRPVIALDWKDRKKLRAALVEACRDEPVYSMTVDAKKKSSVLVADGELSPNRKARIFRLYRPRVEPDGGFEFGSSAGVQLELWSFEHDQLLLPIENSLTRRTMLTHDAVRGTVERYGHTWPTIENMFADHASDISFDIDLVFSWVDGSSPEYVAARRARMEGVVVGEGDDHEARFRQIDELKYALRSVYMFAPWIRRIFIATDSPAPAWLADHPSVTIVRSEEFFADPSVLPTHNSQAVECQLHNIDGLSEHFLYSNDDMFFGRPVGPDLFFTPGGITKFIEAETRIGLGDNDAERSGFENAARVNRKLLWTRFGRITTRHLEHTAAPLRRSVVARMEREFPAEFKKTAASRFRAADNISVTNSFYHYYALLTGRAVTQTAARVRYVDTTARAGLNYLPKLLSKRNMDFFCLNDGSFPEVPAEERAQLVTEFLEKYYPIKAPWEK; from the coding sequence ATGGTTGAAGACCTGCTGTTCCTGCGGAATGTGCTGGCCGACGCCGGCATCGACTACCTGCTGGTGCGTGGAAACAACCACCGGCCGGTCATCGCGCTGGACTGGAAAGACCGCAAGAAGCTGCGGGCAGCGCTCGTGGAAGCCTGCCGCGACGAGCCCGTGTACTCCATGACCGTGGACGCGAAGAAGAAATCATCTGTGCTGGTGGCTGACGGCGAACTCTCGCCCAACCGCAAGGCCCGGATCTTCCGTCTGTACCGTCCGCGCGTTGAACCGGATGGCGGCTTCGAGTTCGGCTCCTCCGCCGGCGTCCAGCTGGAACTCTGGAGCTTCGAGCACGATCAGCTGCTCCTGCCGATCGAGAACTCGCTGACCCGCCGCACCATGCTGACCCACGACGCCGTGCGCGGCACCGTTGAGCGGTACGGGCACACCTGGCCCACCATAGAGAACATGTTCGCGGACCACGCGAGCGATATCAGCTTTGATATTGATCTGGTGTTCTCCTGGGTGGACGGAAGTTCGCCTGAGTACGTCGCCGCCCGCCGTGCCCGCATGGAAGGCGTTGTGGTGGGGGAAGGCGATGACCACGAAGCCCGCTTCCGGCAGATCGACGAGCTCAAGTACGCGCTGCGGTCCGTCTACATGTTTGCACCCTGGATCCGCAGGATCTTCATTGCCACCGACTCCCCCGCCCCGGCCTGGCTCGCGGACCACCCGTCCGTGACCATTGTCCGGAGTGAGGAATTCTTCGCGGATCCGTCAGTGCTGCCCACGCACAATTCCCAGGCCGTGGAATGCCAGCTCCACAACATCGACGGCCTGTCAGAGCACTTCCTGTACTCCAACGACGACATGTTTTTCGGCCGCCCCGTTGGCCCGGACCTGTTCTTCACACCGGGCGGGATCACCAAGTTCATCGAAGCCGAGACGCGCATCGGGCTGGGTGACAACGACGCCGAGCGCAGCGGCTTTGAAAACGCCGCCCGCGTGAACCGCAAACTCCTGTGGACCCGGTTCGGACGCATCACCACCCGTCACCTCGAGCACACAGCGGCGCCGCTGCGGCGAAGCGTGGTGGCCAGGATGGAGCGCGAGTTCCCGGCCGAATTCAAGAAGACCGCGGCGAGCCGGTTCCGCGCGGCGGACAACATCTCGGTGACCAACTCGTTCTACCACTACTACGCCCTGCTGACCGGGCGGGCTGTGACGCAGACTGCTGCGAGGGTCCGGTACGTGGACACCACCGCCCGGGCCGGGCTGAACTACCTGCCCAAGCTGCTTTCCAAGCGGAATATGGACTTCTTCTGCCTCAATGACGGCAGCTTCCCCGAGGTTCCAGCAGAAGAGAGGGCACAACTGGTCACCGAATTCCTGGAGAAGTACTACCCCATCAAGGCTCCCTGGGAAAAGTAG